In one Elephas maximus indicus isolate mEleMax1 chromosome 9, mEleMax1 primary haplotype, whole genome shotgun sequence genomic region, the following are encoded:
- the LOC126082464 gene encoding olfactory receptor 50-like yields the protein MRRDNQSSLSEFLLLGLPIRPDQQDIYYALFLGMYLTTVLGNLLIILLIRLDSCLQTPMYFFLSHLAFNDISFSSVTAPKMLMNMQMQNQSISYAGCISQVYFFLFFAAIDSFLLTSMAYDRYVAICHPLHYTTIMNRSLCFLLVILSWVLSFASALLHTLLLARLSFCGGNTLPHFFCDLSALLKLSSSDTSTNEQVILAVGVVVINLPFICILISYGCIGSTILRVPSTMGISKALSTCGSHLSVVSLYYGAIIGLYFFPSSSNSNDKDIIVAVLYSLVTPMLNPFIYSLRNRDMRGALGNVLNRRTFSP from the coding sequence atGAGGAGGGATAATCAGAGTAGCCTGTCAGAATTCCTCCTCCTAGGGCTTCCCATCAGGCCAGACCAACAGGACATATACTATGCCCTGTTCCTGGGCATGTACCTCACCACAGTGCTAGgaaacctgctcatcatcctgcTCATCAGGCTGGACTCATGCCTCcaaactcccatgtacttcttcctcagccACTTGGCTTTCAATGACATCTCTTTCTCATCAGTCACAGCACCAAAGATGCTGATGAACATGCAAATGCagaatcaatccatctcatatgCTGGGTGCATTTCTCaggtatattttttcttattttttgctgCTATTGACAGTTTCCTTCTTACTTCAATGGCCTATGACAGGTACGTGGCTATTTGTCACCCCCTCCACTATACCACCATCATGAATCGCAGCCTGTGTTTCCTGCTAGTAATTTTGTCCTGGGTCTTATCCTTTGCCAGTGCTCTATTGCACACACTGTTGCTGGCTCGTCTTTCTTTCTGTGGAGGCAACACTCTTccccacttcttctgtgacctcTCTGCCTTACTTAAGCTGTCCAGCTCAGACACGTCAACTAATGAGCAGGTTATCCTCGCTGTGGGAGTGGTGGTCATTAACCTTCCATTCATATGTATCCTGATCTCTTATGGTTGCATTGGGTCCACTATCTTGAGAGTGCCCTCAACCATGGGAATCAGCAAAGCCTTGTCCACCTGTGGCTCCCACCTCTCTGTGGTTTCTCTATACTATGGAGCTATTATTGGATTGTACTTTTTCCCCTCATCCAGTAACTCCAATGACAAGGATATCATTGTGGCTGTATTATATTCTCTGGTTACTCCCATGTTAAATCCTTTTATCTATAGTCTGAGAAATAGGGACATGAGAGGAGCTCTGGGAAATGTACTCAATAGAAGAACATTTTCACCATAG